A window from Bacteroidota bacterium encodes these proteins:
- the rimM gene encoding ribosome maturation factor RimM (Essential for efficient processing of 16S rRNA), which produces MTSANTDSLLLVGTCGRAHGVQGEVKVIPETDDPERLAALAQVYVGATPETAQPRAVEALRFQPTKRGLVALVRFDGIAGRDAADALRGQGVFADAADLPPLEEGEVFLHDLIGLAVVTEGGEAVGTVTDVLDGTAHPLLVVQRDGRPDALVPDVDEIVTTIDLDAEQITIAPPEGLLE; this is translated from the coding sequence GTGACTTCCGCCAACACCGATAGCCTCCTCCTCGTCGGCACCTGCGGGCGCGCCCACGGCGTGCAGGGCGAGGTCAAGGTCATCCCCGAAACGGACGACCCCGAGCGCCTCGCGGCGCTAGCGCAGGTCTACGTCGGGGCGACGCCGGAGACGGCGCAGCCGCGCGCGGTCGAAGCCCTCCGGTTTCAGCCGACGAAGCGCGGACTGGTCGCGCTCGTGCGCTTCGACGGCATCGCAGGCCGCGACGCCGCCGACGCGCTCCGCGGCCAGGGCGTCTTCGCCGACGCCGCCGATCTCCCGCCGCTGGAAGAGGGCGAGGTGTTCCTCCACGACCTCATCGGCCTCGCCGTCGTTACTGAAGGTGGCGAGGCGGTCGGTACCGTGACCGACGTGCTCGACGGCACCGCGCACCCGCTGCTCGTCGTTCAGCGCGACGGCCGCCCCGACGCCCTCGTCCCGGACGTGGACGAGATCGTCACCACCATCGACCTCGACGCCGAGCAGATCACGATCGCTCCGCCCGAAGGCCTTTTAGAGTGA
- a CDS encoding MqnA/MqnD/SBP family protein produces the protein MLLLAPDVPAARALAEAWASRSAVAGWQAASLRDAERLLRTGDADLAFVSTLSVLRDPDAFSVVPGVALVGGAADPVRLDVRSGLDAIRRVGIDPRHAQEALLAQVVLKELYDAQPSFVPLDPSAPEPADLDAVLRVGEAGSDGVALDLGREWFELTTRPFVWALLAAPVGTVAPDEARHLRDIAFGHDGPAGAGTDPGMGGVTLAGFAHAGLDEWVNHLFYHRALDAVPEIPFVVIPVEDDEAEA, from the coding sequence ATGCTGCTTCTCGCCCCCGACGTGCCCGCTGCTCGTGCCCTCGCCGAGGCGTGGGCCAGCCGCAGCGCCGTAGCCGGCTGGCAGGCAGCCTCGCTCCGCGACGCCGAGCGGCTGCTCCGCACCGGCGACGCCGACCTCGCCTTCGTCTCGACGCTCTCCGTGCTCCGCGACCCCGATGCGTTCTCCGTCGTCCCCGGCGTGGCGCTCGTCGGCGGTGCGGCAGACCCGGTGCGGCTCGACGTACGAAGCGGGCTCGACGCCATCCGCCGCGTCGGGATCGACCCGCGGCACGCGCAGGAGGCGCTGCTGGCGCAGGTCGTGCTGAAAGAGCTGTACGACGCGCAGCCGAGCTTCGTCCCGCTCGACCCGAGCGCGCCGGAGCCGGCCGACCTCGACGCGGTGCTCCGCGTGGGCGAAGCGGGCAGCGATGGGGTCGCGCTCGACCTCGGGCGCGAGTGGTTCGAACTCACGACGCGCCCGTTCGTGTGGGCGCTCCTCGCGGCCCCGGTCGGGACGGTCGCGCCGGACGAGGCGCGGCACCTCCGCGACATCGCCTTCGGGCACGACGGACCGGCCGGCGCGGGGACCGACCCCGGCATGGGAGGTGTCACGCTCGCGGGCTTCGCCCACGCCGGTCTCGACGAGTGGGTGAACCACCTGTTCTACCACCGCGCTCTCGACGCGGTGCCCGAGATTCCGTTTGTCGTGATCCCCGTAGAGGACGACGAGGCAGAGGCATGA
- the ffh gene encoding signal recognition particle protein — translation MFDSLSDKLDAALKNVKGQGKINELNIAETMREVRRALLDADVNYQVARDFTNKVKEQATSEAVLTAVSPGQQFVKILYDELVFLLGDVHVDLNQPKRPPQVILVAGLQGSGKTTFSAKLARHLKGKGRSPLLAAADVYRPAAVDQLETLARDINVPVFALRGEDGVPLSDAVKVAREAVAEARRTGRDTVIIDTAGRLHVDEQMMQEVVDIKTATEPDEVLFVVDSMTGQDAVNTAKAFNDRLDVDGIVLTKLDGDTRGGAALSIRTVVEKPIKFASMGEKLDALAEFYPERMAQRILGMGDIVSFVEKAQAEFDEAEAEKLQKKIRSQDFNLDDFYQQLQRIKNMGSVKDLLGMIPGIGKQIKDVDVEDDAFVHIEAMIQSMTQEEREKPNLINGSRRQRIARGAGVQVQDVNQLLKQFREMKKMMKTMSKMASKGRVADLGQMLGGRR, via the coding sequence ATGTTCGACAGCCTGTCCGACAAGCTCGACGCGGCCCTCAAAAACGTCAAGGGCCAGGGCAAGATCAACGAGCTCAACATCGCCGAGACGATGCGCGAGGTCCGCCGCGCGCTCCTCGACGCCGACGTCAACTACCAGGTCGCCCGCGACTTCACGAACAAGGTGAAGGAGCAGGCCACGAGCGAGGCCGTCCTCACTGCCGTCTCCCCAGGCCAGCAGTTCGTCAAGATCCTCTACGACGAGCTCGTCTTCCTCCTCGGCGACGTCCACGTCGACCTCAACCAGCCGAAGCGCCCGCCGCAGGTGATCCTCGTCGCCGGCCTCCAGGGCTCGGGCAAGACCACGTTCAGCGCCAAGCTCGCGCGCCACCTCAAGGGCAAAGGCCGCAGCCCGCTCCTCGCCGCCGCCGACGTGTACCGCCCGGCGGCCGTGGACCAGCTCGAAACCCTCGCCCGCGACATCAACGTCCCCGTCTTTGCGCTCCGCGGCGAGGACGGCGTCCCGCTCTCGGACGCGGTCAAGGTGGCCCGCGAAGCCGTCGCCGAGGCGCGACGGACAGGCCGCGACACCGTCATCATCGACACCGCCGGGCGGCTTCACGTCGACGAGCAGATGATGCAGGAGGTGGTCGACATTAAGACCGCCACCGAGCCGGACGAGGTGCTCTTCGTCGTCGATTCGATGACCGGGCAAGACGCGGTCAACACCGCGAAGGCGTTCAACGACCGCCTCGACGTGGACGGCATCGTGCTGACCAAGCTCGACGGCGACACGCGCGGCGGCGCGGCGCTCTCGATCCGCACGGTCGTCGAGAAGCCGATCAAGTTCGCCTCGATGGGCGAGAAGCTCGACGCGCTCGCCGAGTTCTACCCCGAGCGCATGGCCCAGCGCATCCTCGGCATGGGCGACATCGTGTCGTTCGTCGAGAAGGCGCAGGCCGAGTTCGACGAGGCCGAGGCCGAGAAGCTGCAGAAGAAGATCCGCAGCCAGGACTTCAACCTCGACGACTTCTACCAGCAGCTCCAGCGGATCAAGAACATGGGGTCGGTCAAGGACCTCCTCGGCATGATCCCCGGCATCGGCAAGCAGATCAAGGACGTCGACGTGGAGGACGACGCGTTCGTCCACATCGAGGCCATGATCCAGAGCATGACCCAGGAGGAGCGCGAGAAGCCGAACCTCATCAACGGCAGCCGCCGCCAGCGCATCGCCCGCGGTGCCGGCGTCCAGGTGCAGGACGTCAACCAGCTCCTCAAGCAGTTCCGCGAGATGAAGAAGATGATGAAGACGATGAGCAAGATGGCCTCGAAGGGCCGCGTGGCCGACCTCGGCCAGATGCTCGGCGGACGACGATAG
- a CDS encoding GWxTD domain-containing protein translates to MLRALVLVAFLLSPAAAAQPHGQATAEPLAAARAAYAQGHLTDAVALAERALERDRRSAEAHHLLALAYGAPGPLRDERRARRHGTRAVEIEPDNVPYLETRLRQFQRELSEERAFSMTDGRRAALARRILALDAASALAHEEQALGYFLEFDWRRSLAARQGGWDRTAERGMSGAANRALRRTGSHIEQTLAAEPRRASAHRLALRTALTARDDAALLAAARRMKAARPADPDANLFLGLALHRAGETGAASRAVDAALGGMPEAQRLALESVARFVGADDEAAFAADSAAFTERFWQRRDPRLLTTENERRLEHVARLAAADLLFADPRRDRRGWASTKGEVAVRYGLPRAEATWLTNDIVGKDFSRYNRWAYPGFTLLFEDAFRDGDYAFWSSAAGEDEATRARSLMNRMPERFDYAPPDRVRFPFAAATFRGEGGATDVVVSYRTPSGREDLRAGAFLLDADGGIRAEQRTTGGTRHPEIGTLELSAAPGAYELAVEFETAGAVGFERAALDVPAYASGFGLSDLLPATVVEEDAGRAEVLRRGFQITPAPGATFAAGQPVYLYFEGYDLTPAEDGGGQYAVEVTLRPEDTAMGLVRLARRLLGERGRGVAVEFEGSSPDRSFGEYVVLDARRQAPGPYILTLRLRDLASGRAIERTTALFIE, encoded by the coding sequence ATGCTCCGCGCTCTCGTCCTCGTCGCCTTCCTGCTCAGCCCGGCTGCTGCCGCGCAGCCGCACGGGCAGGCGACCGCCGAGCCGCTGGCAGCGGCGCGCGCAGCCTACGCGCAGGGGCACCTCACAGACGCTGTCGCCCTCGCCGAGCGCGCCCTGGAGCGCGACCGGCGGAGCGCCGAAGCCCATCACCTGCTGGCGCTCGCCTACGGAGCACCCGGGCCGCTGCGCGACGAGCGCCGCGCTCGGCGTCACGGGACGCGGGCCGTCGAGATCGAGCCGGACAACGTGCCCTACCTCGAAACCCGGCTCCGGCAGTTTCAGCGTGAACTGAGCGAGGAACGGGCCTTCAGCATGACCGACGGGCGCCGCGCCGCACTCGCCCGCCGGATCCTCGCGCTCGATGCCGCGAGTGCCCTGGCCCACGAGGAGCAGGCGCTTGGGTATTTCCTGGAGTTCGACTGGCGGCGCAGCCTCGCCGCCCGGCAGGGCGGGTGGGACCGCACCGCCGAGCGAGGCATGAGCGGGGCAGCCAACCGTGCCCTCCGCCGCACGGGTAGCCACATCGAGCAGACGCTAGCTGCTGAGCCGCGCCGCGCGTCGGCCCACCGCCTCGCGCTCCGCACCGCGCTCACGGCCCGCGACGACGCCGCCCTCCTCGCCGCCGCCCGCCGGATGAAGGCGGCTCGCCCCGCCGATCCTGACGCCAACCTGTTCCTCGGCCTCGCCCTCCACCGCGCCGGCGAGACCGGAGCGGCCAGCCGGGCCGTCGACGCCGCGCTTGGCGGAATGCCGGAGGCGCAGCGCCTGGCGCTCGAGAGCGTCGCCCGCTTCGTAGGTGCGGACGACGAGGCCGCGTTCGCCGCCGACTCGGCAGCGTTCACCGAGCGCTTCTGGCAGCGCCGCGACCCGCGCCTGCTGACGACCGAGAACGAGCGCCGCCTCGAACACGTCGCCCGCCTCGCCGCAGCGGATCTCCTCTTCGCCGACCCGCGCCGCGACCGCCGGGGCTGGGCGTCCACCAAAGGCGAGGTCGCCGTCCGCTACGGCCTCCCGCGCGCCGAGGCGACATGGCTCACCAACGACATCGTCGGCAAAGACTTCAGCCGCTACAACCGCTGGGCCTATCCGGGCTTCACACTGCTTTTCGAGGATGCCTTCCGCGACGGCGACTACGCCTTCTGGAGTTCGGCCGCTGGCGAGGACGAGGCGACGCGGGCGCGGAGCCTAATGAACCGCATGCCCGAGCGCTTCGACTACGCACCGCCGGACCGCGTCCGGTTTCCGTTTGCCGCTGCGACGTTCCGAGGCGAAGGCGGTGCAACTGATGTCGTCGTCTCCTACCGCACGCCGTCCGGGCGCGAGGACCTGCGTGCCGGGGCCTTCCTGCTGGACGCCGACGGCGGCATCCGCGCCGAGCAGCGAACGACCGGCGGGACGCGCCACCCGGAGATCGGGACGCTCGAGCTGAGCGCCGCACCGGGAGCGTACGAGCTAGCCGTCGAGTTCGAGACGGCGGGTGCCGTCGGGTTCGAGCGCGCCGCGCTCGACGTGCCGGCGTACGCGAGTGGCTTCGGTCTCAGCGACCTGCTGCCGGCGACGGTCGTTGAGGAGGACGCGGGCCGGGCTGAGGTGCTGCGCCGCGGGTTCCAGATCACGCCTGCGCCGGGGGCTACGTTCGCGGCCGGGCAGCCAGTGTACCTCTACTTCGAGGGGTACGATCTCACCCCGGCCGAGGACGGCGGGGGCCAGTACGCCGTCGAGGTCACGCTCCGGCCCGAAGACACGGCGATGGGGCTCGTCCGCCTCGCCCGTCGGCTCCTCGGCGAGCGCGGGCGCGGCGTGGCGGTCGAGTTCGAGGGCTCCAGCCCGGACCGGAGCTTCGGCGAGTACGTCGTGCTCGACGCGCGGAGGCAAGCGCCCGGTCCGTACATCCTCACGCTCCGCCTGCGCGACCTCGCCTCCGGGCGTGCAATAGAGCGTACGACCGCGCTGTTTATCGAATGA
- the trmD gene encoding tRNA (guanosine(37)-N1)-methyltransferase TrmD, with product MRIDIVTALPGLVAGPLEHSILQRAQRKGLVDVRVHDLRDWAEGKSRTVDDYPFGGGGGMVLTPGPLFACIEQIQAEWGEDGDDGREEVIFLTPDGDLLDQPMANELSLKPRLLLIAGHYKGIDQRVRDALVTREVSVGDYVLSGGELPALVLVDALVRLVPGVLGDAQSALSDSFQDGLLGAPVYTRPAEFRGEAVPDVLLSGDHRRIDAWRETQRLARTRARRPDLLDADLPDADSLDPTTD from the coding sequence ATGCGAATCGACATCGTCACCGCGCTCCCCGGCCTCGTCGCCGGGCCGCTGGAGCACTCTATCCTCCAGCGCGCCCAGCGCAAAGGGCTGGTCGACGTCCGCGTGCACGACCTCCGCGACTGGGCCGAGGGCAAGAGCCGCACGGTCGACGACTACCCGTTCGGCGGCGGCGGCGGCATGGTGCTCACCCCCGGTCCGCTCTTCGCCTGCATCGAGCAGATCCAGGCCGAGTGGGGCGAGGACGGTGATGACGGCCGCGAGGAGGTCATCTTCCTCACGCCCGACGGCGACCTCCTCGACCAGCCGATGGCGAACGAGCTGTCGCTGAAGCCCCGCCTCCTGCTCATCGCGGGCCACTACAAAGGCATCGACCAGCGGGTCCGCGACGCGCTCGTGACGCGCGAGGTCTCGGTCGGCGACTACGTGCTCTCGGGCGGCGAACTGCCGGCGCTTGTCCTCGTCGACGCCCTCGTGCGGCTCGTGCCCGGCGTGCTCGGCGACGCGCAGTCAGCGCTCTCGGACTCGTTCCAGGACGGGCTCCTCGGCGCGCCGGTCTACACGCGCCCGGCCGAGTTCCGGGGCGAGGCCGTCCCCGACGTGCTCCTCTCCGGCGACCACCGCCGCATCGACGCGTGGCGCGAGACCCAGCGCCTCGCCCGGACCCGGGCGCGCCGCCCCGACCTCCTCGACGCCGATCTGCCAGACGCTGATTCGCTCGACCCTACCACCGACTAA
- the rplS gene encoding 50S ribosomal protein L19, with protein sequence MAHELMDLVEATQLRDGIPDFKAGDTVNVHVRVIEGDKERVQQFQGVVIARGGHGSTKTFTVRKVSGGIGVERVFPLYSPKLAKIERVREGRVRRAKLYYLRGLRGKAARIQEKGRK encoded by the coding sequence ATGGCACACGAACTGATGGACCTCGTCGAAGCGACGCAGCTCCGCGACGGCATCCCGGACTTCAAGGCCGGCGACACGGTCAACGTCCACGTCCGCGTCATCGAAGGCGACAAGGAGCGCGTCCAGCAGTTCCAGGGCGTCGTCATCGCGCGCGGCGGCCACGGCTCCACGAAGACCTTCACCGTCCGCAAGGTCTCCGGCGGCATCGGCGTCGAGCGCGTCTTCCCGCTCTACTCGCCGAAGCTGGCGAAGATCGAGCGCGTCCGCGAGGGCCGCGTCCGCCGCGCCAAGCTCTACTACCTCCGCGGCCTCCGCGGCAAGGCGGCGCGCATCCAGGAAAAGGGAAGAAAGTGA
- the rpsP gene encoding 30S ribosomal protein S16 — protein sequence MAVKLRLRRLGRKKRPIFALVAADARSPRDGRFIEDLGRYRPIDEPAQVTLKEDRILYWLQQGAQPSHTVRNLLSDQGLMLQLHLLRKGKPADEIEQALAEFRARRGEKEGPVKTTAADRRAEALEAERTAAAAEAKRLAEERAAREAELAKQKADAEAEARKKAEEARQEALEAETEQAQSDTPEETADSEAQEAATASAENAVEEVTENEAQEETAEPEAAEAPATEEPAAEEVSSEEAEEPAAEAEDAAAETSADDVADEAPDAAEEQPAAEAETTEEVADTAGEEVAEQTAAAAEEGDPDDAEAEAEDKKAD from the coding sequence ATGGCAGTCAAACTCCGCCTGCGCCGGCTCGGCCGGAAGAAGCGCCCCATCTTCGCCCTCGTCGCCGCCGACGCCCGCAGCCCGCGCGACGGCCGGTTCATCGAGGACCTCGGCCGCTACCGGCCCATCGACGAGCCCGCCCAGGTCACGCTCAAGGAGGACCGCATCCTCTACTGGCTCCAGCAGGGCGCGCAGCCGAGCCACACGGTCCGCAACCTCCTCTCGGACCAGGGCCTGATGCTCCAGCTGCACCTGCTCCGCAAGGGCAAGCCCGCCGACGAGATCGAGCAAGCCCTCGCGGAGTTCCGCGCCCGTCGCGGCGAGAAGGAAGGCCCGGTCAAGACGACCGCCGCCGACCGCCGCGCTGAAGCGCTCGAAGCCGAACGCACTGCCGCCGCCGCCGAGGCTAAGCGCCTCGCCGAAGAGCGCGCCGCCCGCGAGGCCGAACTCGCCAAGCAGAAGGCCGACGCCGAAGCCGAAGCCCGCAAGAAGGCCGAAGAGGCGCGCCAGGAAGCCCTCGAAGCCGAGACCGAGCAGGCGCAGTCTGACACGCCCGAGGAAACTGCCGACAGCGAGGCCCAGGAAGCTGCCACGGCCTCCGCCGAGAACGCCGTCGAGGAAGTGACCGAGAACGAGGCCCAAGAAGAAACCGCCGAGCCGGAAGCCGCCGAAGCGCCCGCCACGGAAGAACCGGCTGCGGAAGAAGTTTCTTCCGAGGAAGCTGAGGAGCCCGCTGCCGAGGCGGAAGACGCAGCGGCCGAGACGAGCGCCGACGACGTTGCCGACGAGGCCCCGGACGCGGCCGAAGAGCAGCCCGCCGCCGAAGCCGAGACGACCGAAGAGGTCGCCGACACAGCCGGCGAGGAAGTGGCTGAGCAGACTGCCGCCGCAGCCGAAGAGGGCGACCCGGACGATGCAGAAGCCGAGGCCGAAGACAAGAAAGCTGACTAG
- the smpB gene encoding SsrA-binding protein SmpB codes for MSEGVKVIITNRRARYEYELLDRVEAGIELKGSEVKSLRAGKVNLQEAFCAVDEAGMQLFNCHIAPYGHYAHHEPTRPRRLLLHKKEIEKFRKGTEQKGLTIVPLRLYFKAGWAKVEIALARGKKLHDKRRDIADRESKRRLERTGL; via the coding sequence ATGAGCGAGGGTGTCAAGGTCATCATCACGAATCGACGCGCGCGGTACGAGTACGAGCTCCTCGACCGGGTCGAGGCCGGGATCGAGCTGAAGGGCTCCGAGGTGAAGTCGCTGCGGGCGGGCAAGGTCAACTTGCAGGAAGCGTTCTGCGCCGTGGACGAGGCCGGGATGCAGCTCTTCAACTGCCACATCGCACCCTACGGCCACTACGCTCACCACGAGCCGACCCGCCCGCGCCGCCTGCTGCTCCACAAGAAGGAGATCGAGAAATTCAGAAAGGGCACCGAGCAGAAGGGCCTGACGATCGTCCCGCTCCGCCTCTACTTCAAGGCCGGCTGGGCGAAGGTCGAAATCGCCCTCGCGCGCGGCAAGAAGCTCCACGACAAGCGCCGCGACATCGCCGACCGCGAATCCAAGCGCCGCCTCGAACGGACGGGTTTATAG
- the tyrS gene encoding tyrosine--tRNA ligase → MLFPPLDDQLAQIRRGTAQIIPEDALVEKLKRAEATGTPLTVKLGCDPSRPDLHLGHAVVLRKLRQFQDLGHRVVLIVGDFTGMIGDPSGKSKTRPALTLEETRANGQSYFEQASKILDPDKTTIRYNGDWLGQMSFADVIRLASGYTVARMLERDEFENRYKKGEPISVHEFLYPLAQAQDSVELEADVELGGTDQTFNLLVGRDIQSAAGQEPQVCLTMPILEGTDGLEKMSKSLDNYVGIAEPPEEMYGKTLSIPDALIYRWVELATDVPTDDLPRWKTYADENPRDAKHDLAHTVVRMYHGAGAADAARRHFEKTVIQGGVPDDMPEVAVDGETVGIIDLMRQAGFAKSNGEARRLVQQNAVSVDDEKVTDPFADIDLAGAPLVLKVGKRRFARVVRA, encoded by the coding sequence ATGCTTTTCCCCCCCCTCGACGACCAACTCGCCCAGATCCGGCGCGGCACGGCGCAGATCATCCCCGAAGACGCGCTCGTCGAAAAGCTCAAGCGGGCCGAGGCCACTGGCACGCCGCTCACCGTCAAGCTCGGCTGCGACCCGAGCCGGCCCGACCTTCACCTCGGCCACGCCGTCGTGCTCCGCAAGCTGCGGCAGTTCCAGGACCTCGGCCACCGCGTCGTCCTCATCGTCGGTGACTTCACCGGGATGATCGGCGACCCGAGCGGGAAGTCCAAGACGCGGCCCGCGCTGACGCTCGAGGAGACGCGCGCGAACGGGCAGAGCTACTTCGAGCAGGCCTCGAAAATCTTAGACCCGGACAAGACGACGATCCGCTACAACGGCGACTGGCTCGGCCAGATGAGCTTCGCCGACGTGATCCGCCTCGCCTCGGGCTACACCGTCGCCCGGATGCTGGAGCGCGACGAGTTCGAGAACCGCTACAAGAAAGGCGAGCCGATCTCGGTCCACGAGTTTCTCTACCCGCTCGCCCAGGCCCAGGACTCGGTCGAGCTGGAGGCCGACGTAGAGTTGGGCGGGACCGACCAGACCTTCAACCTCCTCGTCGGGCGCGACATCCAGAGCGCGGCCGGGCAGGAGCCCCAGGTCTGCCTCACCATGCCGATTCTGGAGGGCACCGACGGCCTCGAGAAGATGTCGAAGTCGCTCGACAACTACGTCGGCATCGCCGAGCCGCCGGAGGAGATGTACGGCAAGACGCTCTCGATCCCTGACGCGCTGATCTACCGCTGGGTCGAACTCGCCACCGACGTGCCGACGGACGATCTGCCCCGCTGGAAGACGTACGCCGACGAGAACCCCCGCGACGCCAAGCACGACCTCGCGCACACGGTCGTGCGGATGTACCACGGTGCCGGTGCCGCCGACGCGGCGCGGCGTCACTTCGAAAAGACTGTGATCCAGGGCGGCGTCCCGGACGACATGCCGGAGGTTGCGGTCGATGGTGAGACGGTTGGGATTATCGACCTCATGCGGCAGGCGGGGTTCGCCAAGTCCAATGGCGAGGCCCGGCGGCTCGTCCAGCAGAACGCCGTCTCAGTCGACGACGAGAAGGTCACCGACCCGTTCGCCGACATCGACCTGGCAGGGGCACCGCTCGTGCTGAAAGTCGGCAAGCGGCGGTTCGCCCGGGTCGTGAGAGCGTAG